In one Echinicola marina genomic region, the following are encoded:
- a CDS encoding efflux RND transporter periplasmic adaptor subunit codes for MKLKPYFLLPFLALPLCFSCDSKGEKQEEIPLESMRNEVTATKVTVAKAEKRSFDYLINASGKVEAAQQVKVFIERRGYLKALNLKEGQSIKAGTVMALLDNTDNIFRREKALVQLKNAQANYNSEMLGFSTIMEGDDIDKISELQEQLKASSGLLSAEIELKEAELELEKSTIKAPISGKVADLKLKPGSLVNAGDELCEILSTEELNLRVKVLESDIPFISLAQETEVYPVAAGTGSLSGRVSSINPKVDENGLVEVNIKLKKGEKLLPGMNARAVIRAPQNDNVVVPKQALVYRSGRPVVFTLNGKESKWNYVEVGKDNGREIEVLDGIKDGETVITSNNLQLAHQAPVQIVKEKE; via the coding sequence TTAGCCCTTCCGCTCTGCTTTTCCTGTGACAGCAAGGGTGAAAAACAGGAAGAGATTCCCCTGGAATCCATGAGGAATGAAGTGACTGCCACCAAGGTCACCGTGGCCAAGGCAGAAAAGCGTTCCTTTGATTACCTGATCAATGCCTCTGGCAAGGTGGAGGCCGCCCAGCAGGTCAAAGTCTTTATCGAAAGGAGGGGCTATCTCAAAGCACTTAATCTTAAAGAGGGCCAATCCATAAAGGCCGGAACAGTGATGGCGCTTTTGGATAATACGGATAATATATTCAGAAGAGAGAAGGCTTTGGTGCAGCTGAAAAATGCCCAGGCCAATTATAACAGTGAAATGCTGGGTTTTTCCACCATCATGGAGGGTGACGATATAGATAAGATTTCAGAACTGCAAGAGCAGCTCAAGGCCAGCAGTGGGCTATTATCAGCTGAAATCGAACTGAAGGAAGCAGAACTGGAATTGGAAAAGTCCACCATCAAAGCACCCATATCGGGCAAGGTGGCTGACCTGAAGCTTAAGCCCGGTAGCTTGGTCAATGCGGGGGACGAGCTTTGTGAAATCCTGAGTACAGAGGAGCTGAACCTGAGGGTCAAGGTGCTGGAGTCGGACATTCCCTTTATTTCCCTTGCACAGGAGACGGAGGTATATCCTGTTGCTGCAGGAACGGGCAGCCTATCAGGCAGGGTGAGCAGCATCAATCCCAAGGTGGATGAAAATGGCCTGGTGGAAGTCAATATCAAACTTAAAAAAGGAGAAAAATTACTTCCCGGGATGAATGCCCGGGCAGTGATCCGTGCCCCGCAAAATGATAATGTGGTCGTACCCAAGCAGGCCCTGGTCTACCGCTCAGGACGTCCGGTGGTCTTTACCCTCAATGGGAAGGAATCCAAGTGGAACTATGTGGAGGTGGGCAAGGACAATGGCCGGGAGATAGAGGTCCTTGATGGGATTAAGGATGGGGAAACGGTCATCACCAGCAATAACCTGCAGTTGGCTCACCAAGCACCAGTACAGATCGTCAAAGAAAAAGAATAG
- a CDS encoding efflux RND transporter permease subunit: MVRFLLSRPIAVTMVFLALMVFSLIGFTKLPISLLPPIDVPQIVVKVNYPNASPEAIEQNVLSRVREGLITLNELEDMDSKAGSETGTLRLQFAYGTSMELAYIEVNEKIDRLTNSLPQELAHPQVIRINTNDIPMVRLQVIPKEGTDYAAVTKLAENVLKKRIEQLQGISLVDINGKQERVITVEPNKAVLAGLGMTEQNVINAIRSGNSEPSGISVKDGQYRYFLRLATRVDTPEDIAGLPVMGPGGNMVELNKVANVQYQMGSPMGYHLYGEQEGLVITIHKQAAAKMNELMEKVSESVELFKKDYPQVDFALSQDQSALLNAGINNLQTSLLFGGIFAFGVLFIFMGNYKMPLIIGVSLPTSLLISFLVFYAFGISINVISLSGLALGLGMLIDNAIIVLDNITRKRQEGLPLFDACVKGVNEVMSALISSVLTTLAVFVPLVFLSGISGALFFDQAVSVAAILFVSLLVAFILLPLLYRLFFAKKQWDSNQEDSRFFKWVLALYKSGYQRLMTQRRLSLILLLALIPLFLMIGLALPKEGLPPIGKKDVLIELDWNEPIAVKQNLERVKGMMALLGNSFEHAEADVGVRQFLLFDGENSVQEASIYIDFRDQASKEKYTAQLEKQLRAQYPQASIKLMDAPNAFDQLFASNRPYYEMRWKDLKDKKPVDAATMEPWLEDLPVKQWKKGPGLQEESAVVFHLDLEKLALYQIELNEIAGQIERLFGAYTIDEIKQFSEVTPIRLLENDADYRGILASNYLRSKEGQPYALANFIQVGYEDHYKYVTADKTGIYQSVEITAPNPQNRERELKNWGLDRNLSVSFSGQYFKDQENLQQLIGILGVAVLLLYFILAAQFESFVQPLIVIFTLPLGIGGALLVLWLTGTSLNVMSAIGLVVMLGIMVNDAILKIDTINRLRVKYAEQERDLTDREILEQALFKAGEIRLKPILMTSMTTILALLPVVFSSGLGADLQRPLVFSVMGGLTIGTLTALYFVPLMYWALSRKKNKEERRKIGVVSS; encoded by the coding sequence ATGGTCAGGTTTTTATTATCAAGGCCCATAGCGGTCACCATGGTTTTTCTGGCCCTGATGGTCTTTAGCCTAATTGGCTTCACCAAGCTGCCCATATCCTTATTGCCGCCCATAGATGTGCCGCAGATTGTGGTAAAGGTGAATTATCCCAATGCTTCTCCTGAGGCCATTGAGCAGAATGTGCTGAGCAGGGTGCGGGAAGGACTGATCACCCTCAACGAGCTTGAAGATATGGACAGTAAGGCAGGCAGTGAAACTGGTACGCTGAGGCTCCAATTTGCCTATGGCACTTCCATGGAGCTGGCCTATATTGAAGTGAATGAAAAAATAGACCGCCTCACCAATAGCCTGCCCCAAGAGCTTGCCCACCCCCAGGTCATCCGCATCAATACCAATGACATTCCCATGGTCCGCTTACAGGTGATTCCAAAGGAAGGAACAGATTATGCCGCAGTAACCAAATTGGCCGAAAATGTCCTAAAAAAGCGCATAGAGCAACTGCAGGGAATATCCCTGGTAGATATCAATGGCAAGCAGGAAAGGGTCATTACCGTGGAACCCAATAAGGCGGTCTTGGCTGGCTTGGGCATGACCGAGCAAAATGTCATCAATGCGATACGATCTGGAAACAGCGAACCTTCGGGAATAAGCGTAAAGGATGGGCAATATCGTTATTTTTTGCGCTTGGCGACCCGGGTGGATACCCCTGAAGATATAGCAGGGCTTCCCGTAATGGGACCTGGGGGGAATATGGTGGAGTTGAATAAAGTAGCCAATGTCCAATACCAAATGGGAAGTCCCATGGGCTACCACCTATATGGAGAGCAGGAAGGCTTGGTGATCACCATACACAAGCAGGCGGCAGCCAAGATGAATGAGCTGATGGAAAAGGTCAGCGAGTCGGTGGAATTGTTCAAAAAGGATTATCCGCAGGTGGATTTTGCCCTCAGCCAGGACCAATCCGCCCTGCTCAATGCGGGGATCAATAACCTGCAGACCAGTTTGCTCTTTGGAGGGATTTTCGCCTTTGGGGTATTATTTATCTTTATGGGCAATTATAAGATGCCCTTGATTATTGGTGTCAGCCTGCCCACTTCCCTACTGATCAGTTTTCTGGTATTTTATGCTTTTGGGATTTCCATCAATGTGATTTCCCTAAGTGGCCTGGCTTTGGGCTTGGGCATGTTGATCGATAATGCCATTATTGTTTTGGACAATATCACCCGCAAAAGACAGGAGGGCTTGCCACTTTTTGATGCCTGCGTCAAGGGGGTAAATGAAGTCATGTCGGCTTTGATCTCTTCTGTGCTGACCACTTTGGCGGTCTTTGTGCCCTTGGTTTTTCTGAGTGGTATTTCCGGGGCCTTGTTCTTTGATCAGGCAGTGTCGGTGGCAGCCATTCTATTTGTCTCATTGCTGGTGGCCTTTATATTATTGCCTTTACTTTACCGACTTTTCTTTGCCAAAAAGCAATGGGACAGCAACCAAGAGGATAGCCGCTTTTTTAAATGGGTCTTGGCTTTATATAAAAGTGGCTACCAAAGGCTGATGACCCAAAGGCGCTTGAGTTTGATTTTATTATTGGCCCTTATTCCACTGTTTTTGATGATCGGTCTGGCATTGCCCAAAGAAGGATTGCCTCCGATCGGGAAAAAAGATGTCTTGATCGAACTGGATTGGAATGAGCCCATAGCGGTAAAGCAGAACCTTGAGCGGGTAAAGGGAATGATGGCATTGCTGGGAAATAGCTTTGAACATGCGGAGGCAGATGTGGGAGTCCGTCAGTTTTTGCTTTTTGATGGGGAAAACTCGGTACAAGAGGCCAGCATTTATATTGACTTCAGGGATCAGGCAAGCAAAGAAAAATATACGGCACAATTGGAAAAACAGCTGAGGGCGCAATATCCACAGGCCAGCATCAAGCTGATGGATGCTCCCAATGCCTTTGACCAGCTTTTTGCTTCCAATAGGCCCTACTATGAAATGCGCTGGAAGGACCTGAAGGACAAAAAGCCAGTTGATGCAGCGACCATGGAACCTTGGTTGGAGGATTTGCCGGTGAAACAGTGGAAGAAAGGTCCCGGCTTGCAGGAAGAATCTGCTGTGGTCTTTCACTTGGATTTGGAAAAACTGGCCTTGTACCAAATTGAGCTCAATGAGATAGCGGGGCAGATTGAAAGGCTTTTCGGCGCTTATACCATTGATGAGATCAAACAGTTCAGCGAGGTGACCCCGATCCGCTTATTGGAAAATGATGCCGATTATAGGGGGATTTTAGCAAGCAATTACCTGCGCTCCAAGGAGGGGCAGCCTTATGCCCTGGCCAATTTTATCCAAGTGGGATATGAGGACCATTATAAGTATGTGACGGCGGATAAGACCGGGATTTACCAATCTGTGGAAATTACGGCGCCCAATCCACAAAACAGGGAGAGGGAGCTTAAAAACTGGGGATTGGATAGAAATCTCAGTGTGTCTTTTTCCGGACAATATTTCAAAGATCAGGAAAATCTTCAACAATTGATTGGGATTTTGGGCGTAGCGGTACTGCTGCTTTATTTTATCCTTGCAGCCCAGTTTGAAAGTTTTGTACAACCGCTGATTGTGATCTTTACCCTGCCGCTGGGTATTGGAGGGGCCTTGCTAGTGCTCTGGTTGACCGGGACTTCCCTAAATGTGATGTCGGCCATTGGTCTGGTGGTGATGCTGGGGATTATGGTCAATGATGCCATTTTGAAGATCGACACCATTAACAGGTTGAGGGTGAAATATGCGGAGCAGGAAAGGGATTTGACGGACAGGGAGATTTTGGAACAGGCCCTTTTTAAGGCTGGGGAAATCAGGCTGAAACCCATTTTGATGACCTCGATGACCACTATTTTGGCTTTGCTGCCCGTGGTATTCAGTTCAGGCCTGGGAGCGGACCTGCAAAGACCTTTGGTGTTCAGTGTGATGGGCGGCTTGACGATCGGGACGCTGACCGCATTGTATTTTGTGCCTTTGATGTATTGGGCGTTGAGTAGAAAAAAGAATAAAGAGGAAAGAAGAAAGATTGGAGTAGTTAGTAGCTAG
- a CDS encoding 6-bladed beta-propeller, with protein MFFLWRVSLVLAALVVMGCSEEPKNILPTIPVSEKADPALALNEIAKSVKRIQLETTKAALLGYIMKVKQYNEKLYIADRDKVLVFDLEGKFLYQIGSYGEGPGEYMIVNTFAMDPHNGNVYIASNYRILVYSADAELLMEKKFFHYIYGLEFTDGKLYEFYNSHGNEVKEGYVNYSFLHEFSPQLELLDSITLKTVNLKKHIVSVYNYKHFISKTKEGTYLYYPVLVAENIKRDTLYQFKEDRLVPFLKLDFEKPQSSDVLKMRKAVNIYNINNSNSYVICEYVQERENRFFVFNKKDSISYNLKVGPLDDQGEPVVLRPLDLEKDKFYYAKASEFMDKETEESNPIVGIVELK; from the coding sequence ATGTTTTTTTTATGGAGGGTTAGCCTTGTTTTAGCTGCTTTAGTAGTAATGGGTTGTTCGGAGGAACCTAAAAATATCTTGCCGACTATTCCAGTGTCAGAAAAGGCTGATCCAGCCCTTGCATTGAATGAGATTGCAAAATCGGTCAAAAGGATTCAATTGGAGACCACAAAGGCGGCATTGTTGGGTTATATAATGAAAGTAAAACAATATAATGAAAAGCTTTATATAGCTGATAGAGATAAAGTCTTGGTTTTTGATTTGGAAGGAAAGTTTTTATACCAAATCGGAAGCTATGGGGAAGGACCCGGTGAGTATATGATAGTTAATACATTTGCCATGGATCCGCATAATGGAAATGTTTACATAGCTTCAAATTATAGGATATTGGTTTATTCTGCGGATGCTGAATTATTGATGGAAAAAAAGTTTTTCCATTATATATACGGTTTGGAATTTACTGATGGTAAACTATATGAATTTTATAATTCTCACGGAAACGAGGTGAAAGAGGGCTATGTCAATTATTCATTTCTCCATGAATTTAGCCCTCAATTGGAATTGTTGGACAGTATTACACTAAAGACAGTTAATTTAAAAAAACACATAGTGAGTGTTTACAATTACAAGCATTTTATATCAAAAACTAAAGAGGGTACCTACCTATATTACCCCGTGCTAGTTGCTGAAAATATTAAAAGGGACACCCTGTATCAGTTTAAGGAGGATAGGTTAGTTCCTTTTTTAAAATTGGATTTTGAAAAGCCACAGTCTTCAGATGTACTAAAAATGAGGAAGGCAGTGAATATCTATAATATTAATAATTCAAATTCTTACGTGATATGTGAATATGTACAAGAAAGGGAAAATCGGTTTTTTGTTTTTAATAAGAAGGATTCTATCAGTTATAATCTAAAAGTGGGACCACTGGATGATCAAGGGGAGCCAGTCGTGCTTAGGCCCCTAGACTTAGAAAAAGACAAGTTTTACTATGCGAAAGCTTCAGAATTCATGGATAAAGAAACCGAAGAATCCAACCCTATAGTTGGTATTGTTGAATTGAAATAA
- a CDS encoding efflux RND transporter permease subunit, protein MSPFRIVISFFVLAIIGFALVPRLTVELNPREQQPVLSISYSVRDASPELVEKLGTAPLEGLFSQLSDLKKIESVSRYNGGSVTLRFDKHTDMEFKKFEVTSLIRQVYPSLDAKVSFPLVYQSAQRNDEPPILQYSINAPFAAFEIKKVTEDILKSVLNRFDEVEEIQVYGARDLQLFVTYDIQKLQAFGISRGMLNSVLRSAFGTSFPGMALNHQGEALFIQVDRSLVEMEQLEMLRITNRDGKDIYLRDIAQLTLEEAEPNRYYRINGNNSVTMSITSREGVNKVVLAQRLKEAIEEASELLPAGYDVRLEQDDTEYLSKELNKIYKRSGLSILILVVFIFLINRNWRYLTVLFLGILVNLSATGIILYTLGTHLHLYSIAGLTISFGLIVDNAIIMIDHLHKHKNRKVFLALLAASLTTIAALLMVFLLPEEDQKNLTDFAVVVAVMLAVSLLVALMFTPAMYQLLFGEKVGQKRSITVPKLRRRVRWFGRYRKLIGFAAHYRKTFVIFLVLLFGLPIFYLPAKWEGQDWYNKVIGSTVYQEDIRPYVDKALGGSLRMFVRGVFEKSGYREAAQTRLYVNVRLPFGNTLDQMDFIIREFEEFLKGVEGVDKFVSNVSSGQYASITITFKEAYENSALPYQLKGRLSVKATDWSGARWSIYGVGQGFSAGPGGEGIPSFTVMMKGYNYDELARQSEVLAEKLMQHKRIQEVNTNERLSYGERSSEEFVLRFDQKKLALQGTNQYEVMTALSDRSKPTGASLYLNLEDKNYGVVVREKHAEDFSRFDLEETTLISSEDKMLKVSSLGTLVKETTTNSLHKEDRQYIRRVAFEYMGSRKFGREYLDEVLEEMKASMPIGYSAETSSYGWGYGKTQRQYTLLLVLMVAIFFICGVLFENLKQPFYIIAVIPIAFIGLFLIFSLFDFYFDQGGYAAFVMLGGLAVNAAIFIVNDLNNRENGKYNRNVLKSVAGKSIPILLTVLSTCFGLVPFIMEGQNEIFWFSLAIGTIGGLVFSMLGVFVALPVFLWRKESRK, encoded by the coding sequence TTGAGTCCATTTAGAATTGTCATATCGTTTTTTGTGCTGGCCATCATAGGCTTTGCCTTGGTGCCCAGGCTGACCGTGGAGCTGAATCCCAGAGAACAGCAGCCGGTGCTCAGTATTTCCTATTCCGTGCGGGATGCTTCCCCAGAGCTGGTGGAAAAGCTGGGGACGGCACCTTTGGAGGGGCTTTTTAGCCAGTTGTCCGATCTTAAGAAAATCGAATCGGTTTCCCGCTATAATGGCGGCTCTGTGACTCTGCGCTTCGATAAGCACACGGACATGGAATTCAAGAAGTTTGAGGTGACCTCCCTGATCAGGCAGGTGTATCCATCCTTGGATGCCAAGGTCAGCTTTCCGTTGGTTTACCAGTCTGCCCAGCGTAATGATGAACCGCCTATTCTGCAATACAGCATCAATGCACCCTTTGCGGCCTTTGAAATCAAAAAGGTCACTGAGGATATCTTGAAGTCCGTCCTTAACCGCTTTGATGAGGTGGAGGAAATCCAGGTTTATGGGGCCAGGGACCTGCAGCTTTTTGTGACCTACGATATACAAAAACTCCAGGCTTTTGGCATAAGCAGGGGAATGCTCAATTCAGTGCTGCGCAGTGCTTTTGGAACAAGTTTTCCCGGCATGGCCCTGAACCATCAAGGGGAAGCCCTTTTTATTCAGGTGGACCGCTCCTTGGTCGAAATGGAGCAGTTGGAAATGCTTAGGATTACTAATCGCGATGGAAAGGATATTTACCTCAGGGACATTGCCCAACTGACCTTGGAGGAAGCGGAACCCAATCGCTATTACCGGATCAATGGCAATAACTCCGTGACCATGAGCATTACCAGTAGAGAAGGGGTGAACAAGGTGGTTTTGGCACAAAGGCTAAAGGAGGCCATCGAGGAAGCTTCTGAGCTGTTGCCTGCAGGATATGATGTGCGCTTGGAGCAGGATGATACCGAATACCTGTCCAAGGAACTGAACAAAATCTATAAAAGATCAGGGCTGTCCATCCTGATTTTGGTGGTCTTTATCTTTTTGATCAACCGGAACTGGCGTTACCTGACCGTATTATTTTTGGGCATCCTGGTCAACCTGAGTGCTACGGGCATTATCCTATATACTTTAGGGACCCATCTGCACCTTTATTCGATTGCAGGATTGACCATCTCTTTTGGATTGATCGTGGACAATGCCATTATCATGATCGATCACCTGCACAAACACAAAAATAGAAAGGTCTTTTTGGCCCTTTTGGCGGCTTCCCTGACCACCATTGCCGCCCTGCTTATGGTATTTTTATTGCCGGAAGAAGACCAGAAAAACCTGACGGACTTTGCGGTGGTGGTAGCCGTGATGCTGGCAGTGTCGCTACTGGTGGCACTCATGTTTACCCCTGCCATGTACCAATTACTATTTGGGGAAAAAGTAGGCCAGAAAAGAAGCATCACTGTCCCCAAGTTGAGGAGACGGGTGAGGTGGTTTGGAAGGTACCGGAAGCTCATTGGATTTGCCGCTCACTACCGAAAGACCTTTGTCATATTCTTGGTCTTGCTTTTTGGCTTGCCCATATTTTACCTGCCGGCCAAATGGGAAGGGCAGGATTGGTACAATAAGGTCATTGGCAGCACGGTATATCAAGAGGACATCAGGCCCTATGTGGATAAGGCTTTGGGTGGTTCCTTGAGGATGTTTGTCCGAGGGGTATTTGAGAAGTCTGGCTACAGGGAAGCTGCCCAGACAAGGCTATATGTAAATGTGCGCCTGCCCTTTGGGAATACCCTCGATCAAATGGACTTTATCATTCGGGAGTTTGAGGAGTTTTTAAAAGGGGTAGAAGGGGTAGACAAGTTTGTGAGCAATGTGTCCTCGGGACAATATGCTTCCATTACCATTACCTTTAAGGAAGCTTATGAAAATTCAGCCTTGCCTTATCAGCTGAAAGGAAGACTGTCAGTAAAAGCAACAGACTGGAGCGGTGCAAGATGGAGTATCTATGGAGTGGGCCAAGGTTTTAGTGCCGGCCCCGGCGGAGAAGGGATTCCATCCTTTACCGTGATGATGAAGGGCTATAACTATGATGAACTGGCAAGGCAGTCCGAAGTACTGGCCGAAAAGCTCATGCAGCACAAAAGGATCCAAGAAGTCAATACCAATGAGCGCCTGTCTTACGGGGAAAGGAGTTCTGAGGAGTTTGTACTTCGATTTGATCAGAAGAAGCTCGCCCTGCAGGGTACCAATCAATATGAGGTGATGACGGCCCTGAGTGATAGGTCCAAACCCACTGGGGCAAGTCTTTATTTGAACCTAGAGGATAAGAATTATGGTGTGGTCGTCAGGGAAAAGCATGCAGAAGATTTCTCCCGTTTTGACTTGGAAGAAACCACCTTGATCAGTTCGGAGGACAAAATGCTTAAAGTGTCCAGTTTAGGGACGCTGGTAAAGGAAACTACGACCAACTCCCTGCACAAGGAAGACCGACAATATATCCGGAGGGTGGCCTTTGAGTATATGGGCTCAAGGAAGTTTGGCCGTGAATACCTGGATGAAGTGCTGGAAGAGATGAAGGCAAGTATGCCCATTGGGTATTCTGCTGAGACTTCTTCCTATGGCTGGGGCTATGGAAAGACCCAAAGACAGTATACACTGTTGCTGGTCTTGATGGTGGCGATTTTCTTTATCTGCGGAGTCTTATTTGAAAATCTCAAACAGCCTTTTTATATCATTGCGGTGATCCCTATTGCCTTTATTGGCTTGTTCTTGATCTTTTCGCTATTTGATTTTTATTTCGATCAGGGCGGCTATGCTGCTTTTGTAATGCTGGGGGGCTTGGCGGTGAATGCCGCCATTTTCATCGTCAATGACCTGAACAATAGAGAAAATGGAAAGTATAACCGAAATGTATTGAAGTCAGTGGCAGGTAAATCCATTCCCATTCTATTGACGGTGCTTTCCACCTGTTTTGGTTTGGTTCCATTTATTATGGAGGGGCAAAACGAGATATTCTGGTTTTCGCTTGCCATAGGTACTATTGGAGGGCTGGTGTTCAGTATGCTAGGGGTATTTGTGGCCTTGCCGGTGTTTTTGTGGAGGAAAGAGAGTAGGAAGTAG